One segment of Methylocella silvestris BL2 DNA contains the following:
- a CDS encoding TetR/AcrR family transcriptional regulator, whose protein sequence is MKIADLTRQALLAHAAVAFAENGFERAAVREITRRAAVNQAAINYHFGGKEALYREVLRLAFAALREASLLDEETVDRVGREEAVRLFIRQQVTALEKHDQLSRYLRILAWETLAPTPIYLDFIASAELPMLDQAEKIVRRFLPAGAPRAEITIATIWLTQQVAPFIRHYDMLSQPPLNLTIDRRFIEQLAADVGRMAVAGLNARTTAAGADSAYEAQMA, encoded by the coding sequence GTGAAGATTGCCGATTTGACCCGCCAGGCGCTGCTCGCCCACGCCGCCGTCGCCTTTGCAGAAAACGGCTTCGAGCGCGCCGCCGTGCGCGAGATCACCCGGCGCGCCGCGGTCAATCAGGCGGCGATCAACTATCATTTTGGCGGCAAGGAAGCGCTTTATCGCGAGGTTTTGCGTCTCGCCTTCGCGGCGCTGCGCGAGGCTTCGCTCCTCGATGAGGAGACGGTCGACCGCGTCGGCCGCGAAGAGGCCGTGCGTCTGTTCATCCGCCAGCAGGTGACGGCGCTCGAAAAACACGACCAGCTCAGCCGCTATCTACGCATCCTGGCCTGGGAGACCCTGGCCCCGACGCCGATCTACCTTGATTTTATCGCCAGCGCGGAACTGCCGATGCTAGACCAGGCCGAAAAGATCGTGCGCCGCTTTCTGCCCGCCGGCGCCCCGCGCGCGGAAATCACCATCGCGACGATCTGGCTGACCCAACAGGTCGCGCCCTTCATCCGTCATTACGACATGCTGTCTCAACCGCCGCTCAACCTCACCATCGACCGCCGATTCATCGAGCAGCTGGCGGCTGACGTCGGCCGCATGGCGGTCGCCGGGCTCAACGCACGGACGACCGCGGCCGGGGCGGATTCGGCTTATGAAGCGCAAATGGCGTAG
- the rpsI gene encoding 30S ribosomal protein S9: MAETFSSLQDLKSATAAPTQEAPHYVQKLDAQGRAYATGKRKDAVARVWIKPGSGKVVVNGRAVEVYFARPVLRMILQQPLGVAKRVDQYDLTVTVAGGGLSGQAGAVRHGLSKALVAFEPELRGVLKKEGFLTRDSRVVERKKYGKKKARRSFQFSKR; encoded by the coding sequence ATGGCCGAGACTTTTTCTTCCCTTCAGGATCTGAAGAGCGCCACGGCCGCCCCGACGCAGGAAGCGCCGCACTATGTGCAGAAGCTCGACGCGCAGGGCCGCGCCTATGCGACCGGCAAGCGCAAGGACGCCGTCGCCCGCGTCTGGATCAAGCCGGGCTCCGGCAAGGTCGTCGTCAACGGCCGCGCCGTCGAGGTTTATTTCGCCCGTCCGGTGCTGCGCATGATTTTGCAGCAGCCGCTGGGCGTCGCAAAGCGCGTCGACCAATATGATTTGACCGTCACCGTCGCCGGCGGCGGCCTGTCCGGGCAGGCGGGCGCCGTCCGCCACGGCCTGTCCAAGGCGCTCGTCGCCTTCGAGCCGGAGCTGCGCGGCGTGCTCAAGAAGGAAGGCTTTTTGACCCGCGACTCGCGCGTGGTCGAGCGCAAGAAATACGGCAAGAAGAAAGCCCGCCGCAGCTTCCAGTTCTCGAAGCGCTAA
- the rplM gene encoding 50S ribosomal protein L13 translates to MFGKTYSAKPADITKKWVLIDATGLVVGRLASLVAMRLRGKHKPTFTPHMDDGDNIIIINAEKVVFTGRKRDQKVYYHHTGYPGGIKERTAKFILDGRFPERVLEKAVERMVPRGPLGRKQMGNLRVYKGAEHPHAAQQPETLDVASLNVKNSRIA, encoded by the coding sequence ATGTTCGGCAAGACCTATTCCGCCAAGCCGGCGGACATCACCAAGAAGTGGGTCCTGATCGACGCCACCGGCCTTGTGGTCGGCAGGCTGGCGTCGCTCGTGGCCATGCGGCTTCGCGGAAAGCACAAACCGACCTTCACGCCGCATATGGATGATGGCGACAATATCATCATCATCAATGCCGAGAAGGTGGTCTTTACCGGCCGCAAGCGCGATCAGAAGGTCTATTACCACCACACCGGCTATCCGGGCGGCATCAAGGAGCGCACGGCGAAATTCATCCTCGATGGCCGTTTCCCCGAGCGCGTGCTCGAGAAGGCCGTTGAGCGTATGGTTCCGCGCGGGCCGCTCGGGCGCAAGCAGATGGGCAACCTCAGGGTTTACAAGGGCGCGGAGCATCCGCATGCGGCGCAGCAGCCTGAAACGCTCGACGTCGCCAGCCTCAATGTCAAGAATTCGAGGATTGCCTGA
- a CDS encoding cupin domain-containing protein: MNVKTDSSAFGRFDLNEIARSFPPSADTLLLDRYLTNEPGSSARVFRVYRGTPAHYHEGSDEYLYVLSGRGTFWMGAASDLREFAPGQLLFFKRRTIHALPDILEGPVVFFAVDAPRRDPRDIIFVNPEEGSPETFVRAQPE; encoded by the coding sequence ATGAACGTCAAAACCGATAGCAGCGCCTTCGGCCGCTTCGATCTGAACGAAATCGCTCGCTCCTTTCCGCCAAGCGCCGACACGCTGCTGCTCGACCGCTATCTGACCAACGAGCCCGGATCGAGCGCGCGCGTGTTCCGCGTCTATCGTGGAACGCCGGCCCATTATCATGAAGGCTCGGATGAATATCTCTATGTTCTCTCGGGCCGCGGCACGTTCTGGATGGGCGCGGCGTCCGATCTCCGCGAGTTCGCGCCGGGGCAACTGCTGTTCTTCAAGCGCCGCACGATCCACGCTCTGCCGGATATTCTCGAAGGTCCGGTCGTGTTCTTCGCCGTGGACGCGCCGCGCCGCGATCCCAGGGACATTATTTTCGTCAATCCGGAGGAGGGCAGCCCGGAAACCTTCGTCCGCGCCCAGCCGGAGTGA
- a CDS encoding CoA-binding protein — MTSSVPSLSGDDIKSILRKVKTIAIVGASANPERPSYEVAAFLLSRGYEVTAVNPGLAGQSLLGAPAVASLKDLPAPVDMVDIFRNSAAAGEVVTDILALNWRPSVIWMQLGVVNEPAAALARAQGITVIMNRCPKIDYVQLGVGRN, encoded by the coding sequence ATGACCAGCAGCGTGCCTTCCTTGTCCGGCGATGACATCAAGTCCATTCTGCGCAAGGTCAAGACGATCGCAATCGTCGGCGCCTCGGCCAATCCGGAGCGCCCATCCTATGAGGTCGCGGCCTTCCTGTTGTCGCGCGGCTACGAGGTGACCGCCGTCAACCCCGGCCTTGCCGGCCAGAGCCTCCTCGGCGCGCCTGCAGTCGCCAGCCTCAAGGATCTTCCCGCGCCGGTCGATATGGTCGATATTTTCCGCAATTCGGCGGCGGCCGGCGAGGTCGTGACGGATATATTGGCCCTGAACTGGCGCCCTTCGGTCATCTGGATGCAGCTTGGCGTCGTCAACGAGCCTGCCGCCGCCCTGGCCCGAGCGCAGGGGATCACGGTGATCATGAATCGCTGCCCCAAGATCGATTATGTCCAGCTTGGCGTCGGCCGGAACTGA
- a CDS encoding type II toxin-antitoxin system VapC family toxin, whose amino-acid sequence MLDTNILSDLIKNPRGRAAARIEKVGEGDICTSIIVAAELRYGCAKKGSPRLRKVVEDILGEMTVLAFDAPADVEYGRLRAELEAAGLTIGGNDLLIASHARAVGATIVTANLQEFTRVNGLKVENWLA is encoded by the coding sequence ATGCTCGACACGAACATCCTTTCCGACCTGATCAAGAATCCGCGCGGCCGGGCGGCGGCGCGGATCGAGAAAGTCGGCGAGGGCGACATCTGCACCAGCATCATCGTTGCTGCGGAACTGCGCTATGGATGCGCCAAAAAGGGATCTCCACGCCTCAGGAAAGTGGTGGAAGACATCCTTGGAGAAATGACGGTGCTCGCGTTCGACGCTCCGGCCGACGTCGAATATGGCAGGCTCCGCGCGGAGCTTGAGGCGGCGGGTCTGACCATCGGCGGCAACGATCTGCTGATCGCATCGCACGCCCGCGCGGTAGGAGCGACGATCGTCACCGCGAATCTGCAGGAGTTTACCCGCGTCAATGGCCTGAAGGTCGAGAATTGGCTCGCTTAG
- a CDS encoding antitoxin — MLRHMLEVSVSEQRRVKLFRNGRNQAVRIPVEFELPGDEAIMSRDGDRLVIEPTRKRGLLALLATLEPLEEALCQIEDRPVAPEDIF, encoded by the coding sequence ATGCTAAGGCATATGCTGGAGGTGTCCGTGTCAGAGCAAAGACGCGTCAAGCTGTTCAGAAATGGCCGCAATCAGGCCGTCCGCATTCCCGTCGAATTTGAATTGCCCGGCGATGAGGCGATCATGAGCCGGGACGGCGACCGGCTGGTCATTGAGCCAACGCGCAAACGCGGCTTGCTGGCGCTACTCGCAACGCTCGAGCCGCTCGAGGAGGCGCTTTGCCAGATCGAGGATCGGCCGGTCGCGCCTGAAGACATATTTTGA
- a CDS encoding COX15/CtaA family protein: MTWVYDPLPAPSAFDARSWRTVPAVAVWLWTLAALVFLMVLVGGATRLTESGLSITQWKPLTGVIPPLSQADWQAEFENYKKIPQYAQIFPDMDLAGFKFIFFFEWSHRLLGRLIGLATFLPMVFFWAKGLLPPSLKPKLVGVLALGGLQGFVGWWMVKSGLVDRAEVAQERLALHLLLASVTFAILVWLAASLNSRPPAVAAPPRRLFGLALVFVVAALAQIGLGALVAGLRAGRAYNSWPLMDGRFFPPLDQLMAEAPLWRNFVDNLLTVQFQHRMAAYALLVFALAQALYTRVAAGRGAASRRAAALAVLVAAQAVIGITTLVLAVPLWAGLLHQGFAMIVLGMAAAHAQALNQER, translated from the coding sequence ATGACCTGGGTTTACGATCCGCTGCCGGCGCCGTCGGCTTTTGACGCGCGAAGCTGGCGAACCGTTCCGGCGGTCGCCGTCTGGCTCTGGACTCTCGCCGCGCTGGTATTCTTGATGGTCCTCGTCGGCGGCGCGACGCGGCTGACGGAATCCGGCCTGTCCATCACGCAGTGGAAACCCTTGACCGGCGTGATCCCGCCGCTCTCGCAGGCCGACTGGCAGGCCGAATTCGAAAATTACAAGAAGATCCCGCAATATGCGCAAATCTTTCCCGACATGGACCTCGCCGGGTTCAAATTCATCTTTTTCTTCGAATGGAGCCACCGGCTGCTTGGCCGGCTGATCGGGCTCGCGACCTTCCTGCCGATGGTTTTCTTCTGGGCGAAGGGCCTGCTGCCGCCTTCATTGAAGCCAAAGCTCGTCGGCGTCCTCGCGCTTGGCGGGCTGCAGGGGTTTGTTGGCTGGTGGATGGTGAAATCCGGCCTCGTCGATCGCGCCGAGGTGGCGCAGGAGCGGCTCGCGCTGCATCTTTTGCTGGCGAGTGTGACCTTCGCCATCCTGGTCTGGCTGGCGGCTTCGCTCAATTCGCGGCCGCCCGCTGTTGCCGCGCCGCCGCGCCGCCTGTTCGGCCTCGCCCTGGTCTTTGTGGTCGCGGCGCTTGCGCAAATTGGCCTCGGCGCCCTCGTCGCCGGGCTGCGCGCCGGACGCGCCTATAATAGCTGGCCGCTGATGGACGGACGGTTCTTTCCGCCGCTCGACCAATTGATGGCAGAGGCGCCGCTGTGGCGCAATTTCGTCGACAATCTCCTGACCGTGCAGTTCCAGCACCGGATGGCCGCCTATGCGCTGCTGGTTTTCGCGCTTGCGCAGGCGCTTTATACGCGCGTCGCCGCAGGTCGAGGCGCCGCAAGCCGCCGCGCCGCCGCGCTGGCCGTCCTCGTCGCCGCGCAGGCTGTGATTGGAATCACGACGCTCGTGCTCGCCGTGCCGCTGTGGGCGGGGCTGCTGCATCAGGGCTTTGCGATGATCGTCCTCGGCATGGCTGCTGCGCATGCCCAGGCGCTCAATCAGGAGAGATGA
- a CDS encoding DUF2842 domain-containing protein — translation MRMRTRKFIGAIVMTAFVILYSLVAMALAQARPVQEAAPAIQIICYAALGLAWVLPLMPLIRWMQRPDR, via the coding sequence ATGCGAATGCGGACGCGCAAATTCATCGGGGCGATCGTGATGACGGCGTTCGTCATCCTCTATTCGCTCGTGGCAATGGCTCTGGCGCAGGCCCGCCCGGTGCAGGAGGCGGCGCCCGCCATCCAGATCATTTGCTATGCGGCGCTGGGCCTTGCCTGGGTGCTGCCGCTGATGCCGCTCATCCGCTGGATGCAGAGGCCCGACCGCTGA